The nucleotide sequence ATCTCTGCCATTATGTTGGGAATCTGCGGCTATTCAGTATTTCAGAGTCAGTGACTCTCTACCCTGAAACGACAGTAGAAAGTCAACCTAATGCCGTAGTGGGCCAGCCTACCACACCTCCAATAGCCAAATACGTTCTCAAGCCAGACAGTGACAGCTTACTGATGCTGACCAGTGATGGTTTGAACTCGGAAATACTGTGCTCAACTGAAATGAGTTACCAATCATTAAAGTCAGGTAACTTATACAGACAGTTTTTGCCTGCTGTTTCCGACAGGGACTGGTCAGCTCTGCTATTCCCAATGACCAATACTCATACCTTTGTTCGCCCTGAATGGCCGTACAATCCATTTGTTGGCCCACAGGAGGACAGGTTTCATGAAAGGCGTGGTCTGGCTGACCTGGCTACTGCATTGTTCAACTGCCCGCAGTTTGATGGTTTCAGGATTGTGTCCTGCCCACCAATATTAAGTGACAGTTCATCAAGACTGTTTGATGGCTTGTTGATATACCCCTTTGGTGTAATACCTCTGGAGCTCAAAGATCATCATGGCAACATCAAGGTTGACATCTCTACATCCAAACGACAAAGCCTTTATATTTCAAATGAGCGTGGTGAAAACACTTTTTCAAACCCAGTTCATAAACTACGAGAATCATTAAGGCGTTTTGGTGATTTACCAGCGCTTAAAGGTCTGGACCCAATGCTAAAAAATACTGGTCTGGTTATTTTTACATCGCCTGATGCCACTGTCAGCTGTATTTATAATGAAGAAACATTACCAGTGCCTTTTATACAAGCTGGCGAAGTTCTGGTAGCCCAGCCTGAGAATATTTCTGAAGCTTTGATGAGCTTTTGTAAAAAGCGCTTTGGGAAAAAACTCAGGCACCGCCTTGATGAGTCTGAGATCAACCTTATTGTTGACCAGCTGGTTAATTCATATCCAGCTCAGGAGAACGGTGCTCAGTGGATAGGTGAGTACCAGTGCAGTCGGGATGTCAATACAAAAGAGTCCACGGATTATTATAAGGTGTTCGATGCTTGGGAGTATGGTAACCGAAGGTGGGCAAAATGCTTCTCGTTTGACCACTTAAGCAATATTCACAGACAGGCCGAAATCCAGAGCCTTGGTCGGGAGGCGCAAATTTTGGTTCTTCCCTGTTTTAAGTGGGTAGTTTTCAACGATGTACGCCAGTGGGGTACAAGTCCAAGCCTCCAAGATGAAAGTAGATCGCTGTCTTATATCTTTCACGGTTTCGAAAGCCACAAGCCCGATTCTTCAAACTCTGAATCTTGCTGTTCACTCCCTCTGCTCGACCGTTATTAGCCTCAAGGACAATAGCGTTGATGATACCCCACAAGTGCTCTTTGACCGTTCTGGCAACTTCTTTTATGGGCTCAAGCCGACATCTCTGCGCCCAGCATAGCCACCTCTTCCAGGCCTTGATTGCCCAAGCTCTGGACTTGTAATTCCATAAGCTCATTGCCATTTGCCGGATGGCCCAGGCGCGAGCTGTTTTAAGTGTCGAGTTTCTCAGTGGTTCGAAGTTATCCCACTGCTCTTCAGACATGTTTTCAGGGTTAGTCAGCCAGTCGTAGCGAGTCCCCTTAAGCAGCTCTACACCTTGGTTTACAAGGGCTTTGTTCTCTTCTATCCGAACCTTGTTGACAGCTTTACCCAGAGACTGAGCAACGTGAAACTTATCAAATGCAATCTTCTGATCTGCGTCTGGAACATTCTCACTGACTGACTTGATGTAAGCCTTGGACATGTCCATCGTCACGCATTCGATCCCCTCTTTATGGTCATAGGGCAGTGTGTCAA is from Endozoicomonas gorgoniicola and encodes:
- a CDS encoding ISL3 family transposase, coding for MRDKQLYSQILGIESPWFVSEVELSLQDQQVRVFIEHNGKKACKCSVCDKPCSGYDHITQKWRHLDTCQFQTILVARVPRTQCPEHKVLAINVPWAESDSRYTALFEALVIDWLKEATTKAVARQMKLGWNAIDGIQQRAVKRGLARRDAKPPKRIAVDETSFQKHHEYVTVVTDHDQGVVIHVSDDRKSDSLNEYFDTLPYDHKEGIECVTMDMSKAYIKSVSENVPDADQKIAFDKFHVAQSLGKAVNKVRIEENKALVNQGVELLKGTRYDWLTNPENMSEEQWDNFEPLRNSTLKTARAWAIRQMAMSLWNYKSRAWAIKAWKRWLCWAQRCRLEPIKEVARTVKEHLWGIINAIVLEANNGRAEGVNSKIQSLKNRACGFRNRERYKTAIYFHLGGLDLYPTGVHR